In Arachis hypogaea cultivar Tifrunner chromosome 2, arahy.Tifrunner.gnm2.J5K5, whole genome shotgun sequence, a genomic segment contains:
- the LOC112747932 gene encoding protein ENDOPLASMIC RETICULUM-ARRESTED PEN3-like — protein MEAEGSSQASAAASESQATSERIKLNVGGKLFETTLSTIRSAGPDTLLFVLSNRPANDPNPVFIDRDPEIFSVLLSLLRTNQIPSAACRFSTQELADEAAFYGIDSHFRSAAAPPPFSGIDASIVKSISPASEGLPSTFVVADNGAVWIAHGGQISSYDWSLAHTDTLRTHLDEIDSICRVWTEIAAVGSESDAGLHFYDFSSSRHVGSVHWTDPSDPRIFKARVNAITASETSVFASFDCPHRENIVLEIDKERIQIVSQLGRQSGNQAKHMVPSKLTFVPATGVLVGTAITSGAFGYSGYIRIWDPRSGDVVWETNEPGAGRSSRFGDSFADVDVDAEGLSIFKLCSKSGDLGMADMRRLGDDPWVYLEEKNPSMVNYGGEVNNLLMHCCWGQVFVGRDGSLEVWSRVQAHGGSIEGESGREGLFRRNFVDKRGDSERGDIKKIEGGGDRLFVSREGVEGIEVWESSHTSGAVPVS, from the coding sequence ATGGAGGCAGAGGGCAGTTCCCAAGCCTCTGCGGCGGCATCAGAGTCCCAAGCCACCAGCGAACGCATCAAGCTCAACGTCGGCGGCAAGCTCTTCGAGACAACCCTCTCGACCATCCGGTCCGCCGGTCCAGACACCCTCCTCTTCGTCCTCTCGAACCGCCCCGCCAACGACCCCAACCCGGTTTTCATAGACCGGGACCCCGAAATCTTCTccgtcctcctctccctcctgCGCACCAATCAGATCCCCTCCGCCGCCTGCCGCTTCTCCACACAGGAGCTTGCTGACGAGGCCGCCTTTTACGGCATAGACTCCCACTTCCGCTCTGCTGCCGCTCCCCCGCCCTTCTCCGGCATCGATGCTTCCATCGTCAAGTCCATCAGTCCCGCCTCCGAGGGTCTCCCTTCCACCTTTGTCGTCGCCGACAACGGCGCGGTCTGGATCGCCCACGGCGGCCAGATCTCCAGCTATGACTGGAGCCTCGCCCACACCGACACTCTCCGTACTCACCTCGACGAGATCGACTCCATCTGCCGCGTATGGACGGAGATCGCTGCCGTCGGATCGGAATCCGATGCCGGACTTCATTTCTACGACTTCTCAAGCAGCCGCCACGTTGGATCCGTACACTGGACCGATCCTTCAGATCCTCGCATATTCAAGGCTCGCGTTAACGCCATAACCGCCTCGGAAACCTCCGTGTTCGCCTCGTTCGATTGTCCTCACCGCGAGAACATTGTTCTCGAGATCGACAAAGAGAGGATCCAGATTGTATCGCAGTTAGGGCGCCAATCGGGGAACCAGGCAAAGCACATGGTTCCGTCGAAGCTGACGTTTGTTCCGGCAACCGGAGTTCTCGTCGGAACCGCCATCACGAGCGGCGCGTTCGGCTACTCCGGTTACATACGGATTTGGGACCCCAGGTCCGGAGACGTGGTTTGGGAGACAAACGAGCCTGGTGCGGGTCGGAGTAGCAGGTTCGGAGACTCATTTGCTGACGTGGATGTTGACGCGGAAGGGTTATCGATTTTCAAGCTGTGTTCTAAGTCTGGGGATTTGGGTATGGCTGACATGAGGCGTTTGGGGGATGATCCTTGGGTTTATTTGGAGGAGAAGAACCCTAGCATGGTAAATTATGGTGGTGAAGTGAATAATTTGTtgatgcattgttgttggggGCAAGTGTTTGTTGGAAGAGATGGAAGCTTGGAGGTTTGGTCAAGGGTTCAAGCCCATGGTGGCAGCATCGAAGGTGAGAGCGGGCGTGAAGGGTTGTTTCGGAGGAACTTCGTGGATAAGAGGGGTGATTCAGAGAGAGGGGATATAAAGAAGATTGAAGGTGGTGGGGATAGGTTGTTTGTTAGTAGGGAAGGTGTTGAAGGTATTGAAGTGTGGGAGAGTTCTCATACTTCTGGAGCTGTTCCTGTTTCATGA